Proteins encoded together in one Stutzerimonas stutzeri window:
- a CDS encoding cobyric acid synthase, translated as MTTLMVQGTTSDAGKSTLVTALCRWLARQGIAVVPFKPQNMALNSAVTADGGEIGRAQAVQAQAANLAPHTDMNPVLLKPNSDIGAQVIVHGRAVTSMDAVAYQDYKRVALQAVLDSHRRLSAAYRVVMVEGAGSPAEINLRAGDIANMGFAEAVDCPVILIADIDKGGVFAHLVGTLALLSESEQVRVQGFVINRFRGDIALLQPGLDWLEQRTGKPVLGVLPYLMDLHLEAEDAIDVRQAGKSAEVLKVVVPVLPRISNHTDFDPLRLHPQVDLQFVGPGQPVPSADLIILPGSKSVRADLAWLRANGWEAAIQKHLRYGGKLLGICGGLQMLGTRIADPLGLEGPAGESAGLGLLDFATVLEADKQLRNVQGRLLPEAVPVTGYEIHAGVSTGSALAWPAVQLDDGRGDGAISADGQILGTYLHGLFESPDACAALLRWAGLEAVQRVDYHALRERDIERLADLVETHLDTAKLRRLCGLGG; from the coding sequence ATGACCACGCTGATGGTGCAGGGCACCACGTCCGACGCCGGCAAGAGCACGCTGGTGACCGCGTTGTGCCGCTGGCTGGCGCGCCAGGGTATCGCGGTGGTGCCGTTCAAGCCGCAGAATATGGCGCTCAACAGCGCGGTGACCGCCGACGGCGGCGAAATCGGCCGTGCCCAGGCGGTACAGGCGCAGGCCGCCAACCTTGCGCCGCACACCGACATGAACCCGGTGCTCCTGAAGCCCAACAGCGACATCGGGGCCCAGGTGATCGTCCATGGCCGCGCGGTGACCAGCATGGATGCCGTTGCCTACCAGGACTACAAACGCGTCGCGTTGCAGGCCGTGCTCGACTCGCACCGGCGGCTGTCCGCTGCGTATCGCGTGGTGATGGTCGAGGGCGCAGGCTCGCCTGCGGAGATCAATCTGCGCGCCGGTGATATCGCCAACATGGGCTTCGCCGAGGCGGTGGACTGCCCGGTGATCCTGATCGCTGATATCGACAAGGGTGGGGTGTTCGCACATCTGGTCGGGACCCTGGCGTTGCTCTCGGAAAGCGAGCAGGTGCGCGTGCAGGGCTTCGTCATCAACCGTTTTCGCGGCGATATCGCGCTGCTGCAACCGGGGCTGGACTGGCTGGAGCAGCGCACCGGCAAGCCGGTACTGGGTGTGCTGCCGTACCTGATGGATCTGCACCTGGAGGCCGAAGATGCCATCGATGTGCGCCAGGCCGGCAAGTCCGCCGAGGTCCTGAAGGTGGTGGTGCCGGTGTTGCCGCGGATCAGCAACCATACCGACTTCGATCCGCTGCGCCTGCATCCGCAGGTCGATCTGCAATTCGTCGGACCCGGCCAGCCCGTTCCCTCCGCGGACCTGATCATCCTGCCCGGTTCGAAAAGCGTGCGTGCCGACCTCGCCTGGCTGCGTGCCAACGGCTGGGAGGCGGCGATCCAGAAGCACCTGCGCTACGGCGGCAAGCTGCTTGGCATCTGCGGTGGCCTGCAGATGCTCGGCACGCGTATTGCCGATCCGCTCGGGCTGGAAGGCCCAGCGGGAGAAAGCGCCGGACTTGGTCTGCTGGACTTCGCCACCGTGCTCGAAGCCGACAAGCAGCTGCGTAACGTGCAGGGCCGGCTGCTGCCGGAAGCTGTGCCAGTCACCGGCTACGAGATCCATGCCGGCGTCAGCACTGGCTCGGCCCTCGCCTGGCCCGCGGTGCAGCTGGATGACGGGCGCGGCGATGGCGCCATCAGCGCCGATGGGCAGATCCTCGGCACATACCTGCACGGCCTGTTCGAAAGTCCCGATGCCTGCGCGGCGCTGTTGCGCTGGGCTGGGCTCGAAGCAGTGCAGCGGGTCGACTACCACGCGCTGCGCGAGCGCGACATCGAGCGGCTGGCCGATCTGGTCGAGACGCATCTGGACACCGCGAAGCTGCGCCGACTCTGCGGGCTGGGAGGCTGA
- the cobU gene encoding bifunctional adenosylcobinamide kinase/adenosylcobinamide-phosphate guanylyltransferase, with the protein MLELILGGARSGKSRFAERLAAESGLAVTYIATSQALDGEMSARIAHHRQRRPVHWSLVEEPLQLARVLREQAAPQRCLQVDCLTLWLTNLLMLDDAARLAEARDALLECLPELPGRIILVSNETGLGVVPLGELTRRYVDEAGWLHQAVADRAQRVTFMVAGLPMTLKGAQ; encoded by the coding sequence ATGCTGGAACTGATCCTAGGTGGTGCCCGCTCGGGCAAAAGCCGCTTTGCCGAACGTCTGGCTGCCGAAAGCGGCCTGGCGGTCACCTATATCGCCACCAGCCAGGCGCTGGATGGGGAGATGAGCGCGCGCATCGCCCATCATCGGCAACGGCGCCCGGTGCACTGGTCGCTGGTGGAGGAACCGCTGCAGCTGGCGCGGGTGCTGCGCGAGCAGGCCGCGCCGCAGCGCTGCCTGCAGGTCGACTGCCTGACTCTCTGGCTGACCAACCTGCTGATGCTGGACGACGCGGCCCGCCTCGCGGAGGCGCGTGATGCGCTGCTCGAATGTCTGCCTGAGTTACCAGGGCGGATCATCCTGGTCAGCAACGAGACGGGCCTCGGCGTGGTGCCGCTGGGCGAGCTGACCCGTCGTTACGTGGACGAGGCCGGCTGGCTGCACCAGGCGGTGGCGGATCGGGCGCAGCGGGTGACCTTCATGGTCGCCGGGCTGCCCATGACCCTGAAGGGAGCACAGTGA
- the cobT gene encoding nicotinate-nucleotide--dimethylbenzimidazole phosphoribosyltransferase, with product MQEWWNEPCRQPDEAARIRAMARQDQLTKPRGALGQLEALAVNLAALQACDRPAVERLHLCVFAGDHGVVEEGVSAYPQAVTGQMLHNFVAGGAALSVVARRLGAVLEVIDLGTVEPLELAGVTHLRLGPGTANFTREPAMSEAQLDQALAAGRSSVQRAAANGVQLFIGGEMGIGNTSSASALAAVLLPRSPLTLVGPGTGLDVPGVRHKEQVIQSAVRLHAGHCGVPLEALRRLGGFEVAALTGAYLACAQQGIPALVDGFICSVAALCAVRLNPACRAWLLFAHRSAEPGHLAVLEALEAAPLLDLGLRLGEGSGAALAVPLLQQACALHNEMATFAEAAVADRPA from the coding sequence ATGCAAGAGTGGTGGAACGAACCCTGCCGGCAGCCGGACGAAGCCGCGCGTATCCGTGCCATGGCGCGCCAGGATCAGCTGACCAAACCGCGCGGCGCGCTGGGCCAGCTCGAGGCGCTGGCGGTGAACCTGGCGGCGCTGCAGGCATGCGACCGGCCCGCCGTCGAGCGGCTGCACCTGTGCGTCTTCGCCGGTGACCACGGCGTGGTCGAGGAGGGCGTTTCCGCCTATCCGCAGGCGGTCACCGGGCAGATGTTGCACAACTTCGTCGCCGGTGGTGCGGCACTCTCCGTGGTGGCGCGCCGGCTCGGCGCAGTGCTGGAGGTGATAGACCTCGGCACCGTGGAGCCGCTGGAACTGGCCGGTGTCACTCATCTGCGATTGGGGCCGGGCACGGCTAACTTCACCCGCGAGCCGGCCATGAGCGAGGCACAGCTGGATCAGGCGCTGGCGGCGGGGCGGAGCAGCGTCCAGCGCGCAGCGGCGAATGGCGTGCAGCTGTTCATCGGCGGCGAGATGGGGATCGGCAACACCAGCAGCGCCAGTGCCCTGGCCGCGGTGCTGTTGCCGCGCTCACCGCTGACCCTGGTCGGGCCGGGGACGGGCTTGGATGTACCCGGGGTGCGACACAAGGAACAGGTCATCCAGAGCGCCGTGCGGCTGCATGCCGGGCATTGCGGCGTGCCGCTGGAAGCCCTGCGGCGGCTTGGCGGCTTCGAAGTGGCGGCGTTGACCGGCGCCTATCTCGCCTGTGCTCAGCAGGGTATCCCGGCGCTGGTGGACGGCTTCATCTGCAGCGTCGCGGCGCTTTGCGCGGTGCGCCTGAACCCGGCGTGTCGGGCCTGGCTGCTGTTCGCCCATCGCTCCGCCGAACCGGGGCACCTGGCTGTGCTGGAGGCGCTCGAAGCGGCGCCGCTGCTCGATCTGGGTCTGCGTCTGGGGGAGGGCAGCGGTGCGGCGCTGGCGGTACCGCTGCTCCAGCAGGCGTGCGCATTGCACAACGAGATGGCCACCTTCGCCGAGGCAGCGGTGGCGGACCGGCCGGCATGA
- the cobC gene encoding alpha-ribazole phosphatase family protein, with translation MSTRIDLLRHGETERGGGFRGSLDDALTAHGWQQMRDAVALAGPWDVLVSSPLQRCAAFARELAAERRLPLHIEPELRELHFGAWEGRSAAELMSTDAEALGRFWADPYGFTPPGGEPLLRFEARVLAAIERVRLHFAGRRVLVIGHAGVMRLLLAQGRGLPRERLLEVNVAHGELLPLSPCPAGEPAALDE, from the coding sequence ATGAGCACGCGCATCGACCTGCTGCGCCATGGCGAGACCGAGCGGGGCGGCGGCTTTCGCGGCAGCCTTGACGACGCCCTGACCGCTCACGGCTGGCAACAGATGCGCGATGCGGTGGCGCTTGCCGGCCCTTGGGACGTGCTGGTCAGCTCGCCGCTGCAACGCTGCGCAGCTTTCGCCCGTGAGCTCGCCGCCGAACGTAGGCTGCCGCTCCACATCGAGCCTGAGTTGCGCGAGCTGCATTTCGGTGCCTGGGAAGGGCGCAGCGCCGCCGAGCTGATGAGCACGGATGCCGAGGCGCTGGGACGCTTCTGGGCCGATCCCTACGGTTTCACTCCGCCTGGTGGCGAGCCGCTGCTGCGGTTCGAAGCGCGCGTACTGGCGGCCATCGAGCGCGTGCGCCTGCATTTTGCCGGCCGACGCGTGCTGGTCATCGGTCACGCCGGGGTGATGCGCCTGCTGCTGGCGCAGGGGCGGGGATTGCCGCGGGAGCGGCTGCTGGAAGTGAACGTGGCCCACGGCGAATTGCTGCCGCTCAGTCCTTGTCCGGCGGGCGAACCCGCGGCGCTGGACGAATAG
- a CDS encoding adenosylcobinamide-GDP ribazoletransferase — protein MLPLLIALQFLTSLPIRLPAMPTPRQQGRSLLHYPAVGLFLGALLWLAALLLEGASPLLQAALLLALWVALTGALHLDGLADSADAWLGGFGDPARTLEIMKDPRSGPVAVVVLVIMLLLKFSALLVVLQAQQPAALVLAPLLGRAALLALFLCTPYVRPNGLGQALAANLPRSRALMVLALVVIGCLLLGATGLLALTLAGVTFLLARRAMLRRLGGATGDTAGALLELVECAVLVGLALQL, from the coding sequence ATGCTGCCGCTGTTGATCGCCCTGCAATTTCTCACCAGCCTGCCAATCCGGCTGCCTGCCATGCCTACGCCGCGGCAGCAGGGCCGTTCGTTGCTGCATTATCCCGCGGTGGGCCTGTTTCTTGGCGCGCTGCTCTGGCTGGCGGCGCTGCTGCTGGAAGGTGCATCGCCACTGCTGCAGGCGGCATTGCTGCTGGCGCTGTGGGTCGCACTGACCGGGGCACTGCACCTCGATGGTCTGGCTGACAGTGCGGACGCCTGGCTCGGCGGCTTCGGCGACCCGGCGCGTACGCTGGAGATCATGAAGGACCCGCGCAGCGGCCCGGTGGCCGTGGTGGTGCTGGTGATAATGCTGTTGCTCAAGTTCAGCGCCCTGCTGGTGGTGCTGCAGGCGCAGCAGCCCGCCGCGCTGGTCTTGGCGCCCCTGCTCGGGCGCGCGGCGCTGCTGGCTCTGTTTCTCTGCACCCCTTATGTGCGCCCGAATGGCCTCGGCCAGGCACTGGCGGCGAACCTGCCGCGCAGCAGGGCCTTGATGGTGCTGGCATTGGTCGTTATCGGGTGCCTGCTGCTCGGCGCCACCGGCTTGCTGGCCCTGACGCTGGCCGGCGTGACCTTTCTGCTGGCGCGTCGCGCCATGCTCCGCCGCCTCGGTGGCGCCACGGGCGATACCGCCGGTGCGCTGCTGGAGCTGGTGGAATGCGCCGTGCTGGTCGGGTTGGCGTTGCAGCTTTAG
- a CDS encoding LysR family transcriptional regulator, whose amino-acid sequence MDRFDAMQAFVRVVETGSFTKAAETLRISKTSVTQQVQQLEARLRVRLLNRTTRRVNVTADGAAFYERALRLLADLDDAETSLSAAAALPRGRLRVDVPSPLARMILIPALPAFHARYPDIQLDMGVSDRRVDLIGENVDCVVRGGELTDQSLIARRVGDLSLGVYAAPRYLARAGVPGHPSELENSHHRVVGFLWGRTGKPTPYVMQRQHERIRVHGRYVLAVDDGNACLAAGLAGLGVLWLPHYMVKTHLANGELVPLLEDWHLDAMPLYLAFPPNRHVSAKLRVFIDWVVELMAQHAPVLDRRATVEG is encoded by the coding sequence ATGGACCGTTTCGATGCGATGCAGGCCTTCGTTCGCGTAGTGGAAACCGGCAGCTTCACCAAGGCTGCGGAAACGTTGCGCATCAGCAAAACCAGCGTGACCCAGCAGGTCCAGCAACTGGAGGCCCGGCTTCGTGTCCGCCTGCTCAACCGCACCACGCGCAGGGTCAACGTCACCGCCGATGGCGCCGCCTTTTACGAACGGGCGCTGCGCCTGCTGGCGGACCTGGACGACGCCGAGACCAGCCTGTCCGCCGCTGCGGCGTTGCCGAGGGGACGCCTGCGCGTCGACGTGCCCAGCCCGTTGGCACGCATGATCCTGATACCGGCGTTACCGGCGTTTCATGCCCGGTACCCGGACATCCAGCTGGACATGGGCGTCAGCGATCGGCGGGTGGACCTGATCGGCGAGAACGTGGACTGCGTCGTGCGCGGCGGCGAACTCACCGACCAGTCGTTGATCGCCCGCCGCGTCGGCGACCTAAGCCTGGGCGTGTACGCGGCGCCGCGTTACCTGGCGCGTGCCGGGGTACCGGGCCACCCAAGCGAACTGGAAAACAGCCATCACCGCGTGGTCGGCTTTCTCTGGGGACGCACCGGCAAGCCCACGCCGTACGTCATGCAGCGGCAGCACGAGCGCATCCGGGTACATGGCCGCTACGTGCTCGCGGTGGACGATGGCAACGCCTGCCTGGCCGCGGGACTGGCCGGGTTGGGCGTGCTCTGGTTGCCGCATTACATGGTGAAGACGCATCTGGCCAATGGCGAGCTGGTGCCGTTGTTGGAGGACTGGCACCTCGATGCGATGCCGCTGTACCTGGCGTTTCCGCCGAATCGCCATGTCAGCGCCAAGCTGCGGGTGTTCATCGACTGGGTCGTCGAGCTGATGGCCCAGCATGCTCCCGTGCTCGACCGTCGCGCGACGGTCGAGGGCTAA